A window of the Gossypium arboreum isolate Shixiya-1 chromosome 2, ASM2569848v2, whole genome shotgun sequence genome harbors these coding sequences:
- the LOC108461522 gene encoding calreticulin-3-like — protein MARHSSSIVTLKLLVLLFLFQFSISEIIFEERFEDGWQSRWVKSDWKKSEGKAGSFKHTPGKWSGDPDDKGIQTSGDAKHFAISAKIPEFTNKNRTLVIQYSIRFEQDIECGGGYMKLLSGFVNQKKFGGDTPYSLMFGPDICGTQTKKLHVILSYQGQNYPIKKELECETDKLTHFYTFILRPDASYSILVDNRERDSGSMYTDWDILPPRKIKDLKAKKPADWDDREYIEDPSATKPEGYDSIPKEIPDPKAKEPDEWDEEEDGIWKAPKVPNPKYKGPWKPKKIKNPNYKGKWKIPYIDNPEFEDDPDLYVLKPIKYVGIEVWQVKAGSVFDNVLICDDPEYAKQVVDEVFANREVEKEAFEEAEKVRKAREEEEAQRAREEGERRRRERGYDRRYRDRYRDKYRRHPRDYDEFHDEL, from the exons ACGGATGGCAAAGTCGTTGGGTAAAATCTGACTGGAAAAAAAGTGAAGGAAAAGCAGGATCGTTTAAACACACACCTGGAAAGTGGTCTGGAGATCCTGATGATAAAG GTATTCAGACGTCTGGCGATGCTAAACATTTTGCAATATCCGCAAAGATCCCTGAGTTTACAAATAAGAACAGGACATTGGTCATCCAGTATTCCATAAGGTTTGAGCAGGACATTGAATGCGGTGGCGGTTACATGAAGCTTCTCTCCGGATTTGTCAATCAAAAGAAATTTGGAGGGGACACACCATATAG CTTAATGTTTGGGCCAGATATCTGTGGGACACAAACAAAGAAGCTCCATGTTATACTTTCTTACCAGGGCCAGAATTACCCTATTAAGAAGGAATTGGAATGTGAAACAGACAAGTTGACTCATTTCTACACATTCATTCTTAGGCCAGATGCAAGTTATAGTATCCTCGTAGATAATCGTGAAAGGGATTCTGGAAGCATGTATACGGACTGGGATATTCTTCCTCCCCGTAAAATCAAAGATCTCAAAGCTAAAAAG CCTGCGGACTGGGATGATAGAGAATACATTGAAGATCCCAGTGCCACGAAACCTGAG GGTTATGATTCGATTCCAAAAGAAATTCCTGATCCTAAGGCTAAAGAG CCTGATGAGTGGGATGAAGAAGAGGATGGTATTTGGAAAGCACCAAAGGTACCGAATCCAAAATACAAAGGACCATGGAAACCTAAG AAAATCAAGAATCCTAATTATAAAGGGAAATGGAAGATTCCTTATATTGACAATCCAG AATTTGAAGATGATCCTGATCTGTATGTGCTCAAGCCAATCAAATATGTGGGCATTGAAGTTTGGCAG GTGAAGGCTGGTTCGGTTTTCGACAATGTATTGATCTGTGATGATCCAGAGTATGCAAAACAAGTGGTAGATGAAGTGTTTGCCAACCGGGAG GTGGAAAAAGAGGCATTTGAAGAAGCAGAGAAAGTGAGAAAGGCACGAGAGGAAGAG GAAGCTCAAAGAGCAAGAGAGGAAGGAGAGAGAAGAAGAAGAGAGAGGGGTTATGATAGACGATACAGGGATCGCTATCGAGACAAATACAGAAGG CATCCACGTGATTATGATGAGTTTCAT GATGAGCTCTGA